From the Kogia breviceps isolate mKogBre1 chromosome 3, mKogBre1 haplotype 1, whole genome shotgun sequence genome, one window contains:
- the CCPG1 gene encoding cell cycle progression protein 1 isoform X5, with protein MSENSSDSDSSCGWTVINHEGSDIEMVNSEHGAANDSCELTPECSSLSQEELQVLQLEQGESSQNGTVLMGGSPYPALEEMKSALEGEEEKLPDDNLYFGTVSDDSDIVTLEPPKLEETGNQEEAIIVKEAQSPEDFNMGSSSSSQYTFCQPETERWWEKLWKIPECIRGWDDQLKHHVPSQLAFQVFSSQPSDDESSSDETSHQPSPAFRRRRARKKTVSSSESEERLLAEQETEPSKEPCKRQFNSGLNKCVILALVIAISMGFGHFYGTIQIQKRQQLVRKIHEDELNDMKDYLSQCQQEQGSFIDYKSLKENLARCWTHTEAEKMSFETQKKNLDTENQYLRLSLEKEEKALYSLQEELRKLREQIRILEDKGTSAELITENQKLKQHLEEEKLKTQSFLNQKETLLAEAKMLRRELEREQLITMALRVELQQLSSSQSYSNPDSPSVVTEKKEIKVLRERLTELERKLNFEQQRSDLWERLYVEAKDQNEKQETDGKKKGNRGNHRAKNKSKETFLGSVKETFDAMKNSTKEFVRHHKEKIKQAKEAVKENLKKFSDSVKSTFRHFKDTTKNIFDEKGNKRFGATKEAAAKKPTTVFSEYLYPQYKAHTQNQNSRGPTTQRERRKEKPHFEEFGKNTNSQKCSAEHDCGENYNSFRKACSGVFECAQQESINLFNVKMLNPVRIDEFRQLIERYLLGKLDRFHHWKELDHFINKFFLNGVFIHDQKLFTDFVNDVKDYLKDMKEYQVDNDGVFEKLDGYIYRHFFGHTFSPPYGPSRPDKKQRMVNIESSRHRKQEQKHPQPQPYKREEPVDL; from the exons ATGTCTGAAAATTCCAGTGACAGTGATTCATCTTGTGGTTGGACTGTCATCAATCATGAG GGGTCTGATATAGAGATGGTGAATTCTGAACATGGTGCAGCCAATGACAGCTGTGAGCTCACCCCGGAATGTTCATCTTTATCACAAGAGGAGCTACAAGTATTGCAGTTAGAGCAGGGAG AGAGCAGCCAGAATGGCACAGTGTTAATGGGAGGAAGTCCTTATCCAGCTTTGGAGGAAATGAAGTCAGCACTTGAG ggagaggaagaaaagttaCCTGATGACAATCTCTATTTTGGAACTGTCAGTGATGATTCTGATATTGTTACACTTGAGCCACCTAAGTTAGAAGAAACTGGGAATCAAGAAGAAGCAATAATTGTTAAAGAAGCACAGAGTCCAGAAGACTTTAACATGGGCTCTTCCTCTAGCAGCCAGTATACGTTTTGTCAGCCAGAAACTG AAAGGTGGTGGGAGAAGCTGTGGAAGATTCCTGAATGCATAAGGGGATGGGATGATCAGCTGAAACACCATGTTCCTAGCCAACTCGCTTTCCAAG tattttcatcTCAGCCTAGCGATGACGAATCAAGTAGTGATGAAACCAGTCATCAGCCCAGTCCGGCCTTTAGACGACGCCGTGCTAGGAAGAAGACTGTTTCTAGTTCAGAATCTGAAGAAAGGTTACTTGCTGAACAAGAAACTGAACCTTCTAAGGAGCCGTGTAAACGTCAGTTCAATAGTGGTCTCAATAAATGTGTTATACTTGCTTTGGTGATTGCAATCAGCATGGGATTTGGACATTTCTACG gcacAATTCAGATTCAGAAGCGTCAGCAGTTagtcagaaagatacatgaaGATGAATTGAATGATATGAAGGATTATCTTTCCCAGTGTCAACAGGAACAAGGGTCATTTATAGATTATAAG tCATTGAAGGAAAACCTTGCAAGGTGTTGGACCCATACTGAAGCAGAGAAAATGTCCTttgaaactcagaaaaagaaCCTTGATACAGAAAATCAGTATCTAAGACTATctctggagaaggaagaaaaagcctTATATTCATTACAGGAAGAGTTAAGGAAACTAAGAGAACAGATTAGGATATTGGAAGATAAAGGGACAAGTGCTGAATTAATTACAGAAAATCAGAAACTTAAGCAGCAtttggaagaagaaaagctgaaaacacAAAGCTTCCTTAATCAAAAGGAGACTCTGTTGGCAGAAGCAAAGATGCTAAGGAGGGAACTGGAAAGAGAACAACTAATAACCATGGCTTTAAGGGTGGAACTCCAGCAGCTAAGCTCTAGTCAGTCATATAGCAACCCAGACTCTCCCAGTGTAGTgactgaaaaaaaggaaataaaagtgttACGGGAAAGACTTACTGAGCTGGAGCGCAAGCTAAACTTTGAACAGCAGCGTTCTGACTTGTGGGAAAGACTGTATGTTGAAGCAAaagatcaaaatgaaaaacaagaaactgatggaaaaaagaaagggaacagAGGAAACCACAGAGCTAAAAATAAGTCAAAGGAAACATTTTTGGGTTCTGTTAAGGAAACATTTGATGCCATGAAGAATTCTACCAAGGAGTTTGTGAGGcatcataaagaaaaaattaaacaggcTAAAGAAGCtgtaaaagaaaatctgaaaaaattctCAGATTCAGTTAAATCCACTTTCAGGCATTTCAAAGATACCACCAAGAATATCTTTGATGAAAAAGGCAATAAAAGATTTGGTGCTACAAAAGAAGCAGCAGCTAAAAAACCAACAACAGTTTTTAGTGAATATTTATATCCACAGTATAAGGCACATACACAAAACCAGAATAGTAGAGGCCCTACTAcgcaaagagagagaaggaaagaaaagcctcATTTTGAAGaatttggaaaaaatacaaattcacaGAAATGCAGTGCTGAGCATGACTGTGGTGAAAATTATAATTCTTTCAGAAAGGCTTGTTCTGGTGTATTTGAATGTGCTCAACAGGAATCCATTAacctttttaatgttaaaatgttgAATCCTGTAAGGATAGATGAATTTAGACAGTTAATTGAAAGGTATTTattaggaaaactggataggttTCATCATTGGAAAGAACTTGATCACTTCATCAATAAGTTTTTCCTAAATGGTGTCTTTATACATGATCAGAAGCTCTTCACTGACTTTGTTAATGATGTTAAAGATTATCTTAAAGACATGAAGGAATATCAAGTAGATAATGATGGAGTATTTGAGAAGttggatggatatatatatagacactTCTTTGGTCACACCTTTTCCCCTCCATATGGACCCAG TCGACCAGATAAAAAGCAACGTATGGTAAATATTGAAAGCTCCAGGCATCGAAAACAAGAGCAGAAGCACCCTCAGCCACAACCTTATAAAAGGGAAG AGCCTGTTGACTTGTGA
- the CCPG1 gene encoding cell cycle progression protein 1 isoform X1, with protein MSENSSDSDSSCGWTVINHEGSDIEMVNSEHGAANDSCELTPECSSLSQEELQVLQLEQGESSQNGTVLMGGSPYPALEEMKSALEGEEEKLPDDNLYFGTVSDDSDIVTLEPPKLEETGNQEEAIIVKEAQSPEDFNMGSSSSSQYTFCQPETERWWEKLWKIPECIRGWDDQLKHHVPSQLAFQVFSSQPSDDESSSDETSHQPSPAFRRRRARKKTVSSSESEERLLAEQETEPSKEPCKRQFNSGLNKCVILALVIAISMGFGHFYGKHGGNKGEGTIQIQKRQQLVRKIHEDELNDMKDYLSQCQQEQGSFIDYKSLKENLARCWTHTEAEKMSFETQKKNLDTENQYLRLSLEKEEKALYSLQEELRKLREQIRILEDKGTSAELITENQKLKQHLEEEKLKTQSFLNQKETLLAEAKMLRRELEREQLITMALRVELQQLSSSQSYSNPDSPSVVTEKKEIKVLRERLTELERKLNFEQQRSDLWERLYVEAKDQNEKQETDGKKKGNRGNHRAKNKSKETFLGSVKETFDAMKNSTKEFVRHHKEKIKQAKEAVKENLKKFSDSVKSTFRHFKDTTKNIFDEKGNKRFGATKEAAAKKPTTVFSEYLYPQYKAHTQNQNSRGPTTQRERRKEKPHFEEFGKNTNSQKCSAEHDCGENYNSFRKACSGVFECAQQESINLFNVKMLNPVRIDEFRQLIERYLLGKLDRFHHWKELDHFINKFFLNGVFIHDQKLFTDFVNDVKDYLKDMKEYQVDNDGVFEKLDGYIYRHFFGHTFSPPYGPSRPDKKQRMVNIESSRHRKQEQKHPQPQPYKREGKWHKYSRTNGRHMANLEIELGQLPFDPKY; from the exons ATGTCTGAAAATTCCAGTGACAGTGATTCATCTTGTGGTTGGACTGTCATCAATCATGAG GGGTCTGATATAGAGATGGTGAATTCTGAACATGGTGCAGCCAATGACAGCTGTGAGCTCACCCCGGAATGTTCATCTTTATCACAAGAGGAGCTACAAGTATTGCAGTTAGAGCAGGGAG AGAGCAGCCAGAATGGCACAGTGTTAATGGGAGGAAGTCCTTATCCAGCTTTGGAGGAAATGAAGTCAGCACTTGAG ggagaggaagaaaagttaCCTGATGACAATCTCTATTTTGGAACTGTCAGTGATGATTCTGATATTGTTACACTTGAGCCACCTAAGTTAGAAGAAACTGGGAATCAAGAAGAAGCAATAATTGTTAAAGAAGCACAGAGTCCAGAAGACTTTAACATGGGCTCTTCCTCTAGCAGCCAGTATACGTTTTGTCAGCCAGAAACTG AAAGGTGGTGGGAGAAGCTGTGGAAGATTCCTGAATGCATAAGGGGATGGGATGATCAGCTGAAACACCATGTTCCTAGCCAACTCGCTTTCCAAG tattttcatcTCAGCCTAGCGATGACGAATCAAGTAGTGATGAAACCAGTCATCAGCCCAGTCCGGCCTTTAGACGACGCCGTGCTAGGAAGAAGACTGTTTCTAGTTCAGAATCTGAAGAAAGGTTACTTGCTGAACAAGAAACTGAACCTTCTAAGGAGCCGTGTAAACGTCAGTTCAATAGTGGTCTCAATAAATGTGTTATACTTGCTTTGGTGATTGCAATCAGCATGGGATTTGGACATTTCTACG GTAAACATGGAGGTAACAAAGGAGAAG gcacAATTCAGATTCAGAAGCGTCAGCAGTTagtcagaaagatacatgaaGATGAATTGAATGATATGAAGGATTATCTTTCCCAGTGTCAACAGGAACAAGGGTCATTTATAGATTATAAG tCATTGAAGGAAAACCTTGCAAGGTGTTGGACCCATACTGAAGCAGAGAAAATGTCCTttgaaactcagaaaaagaaCCTTGATACAGAAAATCAGTATCTAAGACTATctctggagaaggaagaaaaagcctTATATTCATTACAGGAAGAGTTAAGGAAACTAAGAGAACAGATTAGGATATTGGAAGATAAAGGGACAAGTGCTGAATTAATTACAGAAAATCAGAAACTTAAGCAGCAtttggaagaagaaaagctgaaaacacAAAGCTTCCTTAATCAAAAGGAGACTCTGTTGGCAGAAGCAAAGATGCTAAGGAGGGAACTGGAAAGAGAACAACTAATAACCATGGCTTTAAGGGTGGAACTCCAGCAGCTAAGCTCTAGTCAGTCATATAGCAACCCAGACTCTCCCAGTGTAGTgactgaaaaaaaggaaataaaagtgttACGGGAAAGACTTACTGAGCTGGAGCGCAAGCTAAACTTTGAACAGCAGCGTTCTGACTTGTGGGAAAGACTGTATGTTGAAGCAAaagatcaaaatgaaaaacaagaaactgatggaaaaaagaaagggaacagAGGAAACCACAGAGCTAAAAATAAGTCAAAGGAAACATTTTTGGGTTCTGTTAAGGAAACATTTGATGCCATGAAGAATTCTACCAAGGAGTTTGTGAGGcatcataaagaaaaaattaaacaggcTAAAGAAGCtgtaaaagaaaatctgaaaaaattctCAGATTCAGTTAAATCCACTTTCAGGCATTTCAAAGATACCACCAAGAATATCTTTGATGAAAAAGGCAATAAAAGATTTGGTGCTACAAAAGAAGCAGCAGCTAAAAAACCAACAACAGTTTTTAGTGAATATTTATATCCACAGTATAAGGCACATACACAAAACCAGAATAGTAGAGGCCCTACTAcgcaaagagagagaaggaaagaaaagcctcATTTTGAAGaatttggaaaaaatacaaattcacaGAAATGCAGTGCTGAGCATGACTGTGGTGAAAATTATAATTCTTTCAGAAAGGCTTGTTCTGGTGTATTTGAATGTGCTCAACAGGAATCCATTAacctttttaatgttaaaatgttgAATCCTGTAAGGATAGATGAATTTAGACAGTTAATTGAAAGGTATTTattaggaaaactggataggttTCATCATTGGAAAGAACTTGATCACTTCATCAATAAGTTTTTCCTAAATGGTGTCTTTATACATGATCAGAAGCTCTTCACTGACTTTGTTAATGATGTTAAAGATTATCTTAAAGACATGAAGGAATATCAAGTAGATAATGATGGAGTATTTGAGAAGttggatggatatatatatagacactTCTTTGGTCACACCTTTTCCCCTCCATATGGACCCAG TCGACCAGATAAAAAGCAACGTATGGTAAATATTGAAAGCTCCAGGCATCGAAAACAAGAGCAGAAGCACCCTCAGCCACAACCTTATAAAAGGGAAGGTAAATGGCATAAATACAGTCGCACTAATGGAAGACACATGGCAAACCTTGAAATAGAATTGGGGCAATTACCTTTTGATCCTAAATATTGA
- the CCPG1 gene encoding cell cycle progression protein 1 isoform X3: protein MSENSSDSDSSCGWTVINHEGSDIEMVNSEHGAANDSCELTPECSSLSQEELQVLQLEQGESSQNGTVLMGGSPYPALEEMKSALEGEEEKLPDDNLYFGTVSDDSDIVTLEPPKLEETGNQEEAIIVKEAQSPEDFNMGSSSSSQYTFCQPETERWWEKLWKIPECIRGWDDQLKHHVPSQLAFQVFSSQPSDDESSSDETSHQPSPAFRRRRARKKTVSSSESEERLLAEQETEPSKEPCKRQFNSGLNKCVILALVIAISMGFGHFYGKHGGNKGEGTIQIQKRQQLVRKIHEDELNDMKDYLSQCQQEQGSFIDYKSLKENLARCWTHTEAEKMSFETQKKNLDTENQYLRLSLEKEEKALYSLQEELRKLREQIRILEDKGTSAELITENQKLKQHLEEEKLKTQSFLNQKETLLAEAKMLRRELEREQLITMALRVELQQLSSSQSYSNPDSPSVVTEKKEIKVLRERLTELERKLNFEQQRSDLWERLYVEAKDQNEKQETDGKKKGNRGNHRAKNKSKETFLGSVKETFDAMKNSTKEFVRHHKEKIKQAKEAVKENLKKFSDSVKSTFRHFKDTTKNIFDEKGNKRFGATKEAAAKKPTTVFSEYLYPQYKAHTQNQNSRGPTTQRERRKEKPHFEEFGKNTNSQKCSAEHDCGENYNSFRKACSGVFECAQQESINLFNVKMLNPVRIDEFRQLIERYLLGKLDRFHHWKELDHFINKFFLNGVFIHDQKLFTDFVNDVKDYLKDMKEYQVDNDGVFEKLDGYIYRHFFGHTFSPPYGPSRPDKKQRMVNIESSRHRKQEQKHPQPQPYKREEPVDL, encoded by the exons ATGTCTGAAAATTCCAGTGACAGTGATTCATCTTGTGGTTGGACTGTCATCAATCATGAG GGGTCTGATATAGAGATGGTGAATTCTGAACATGGTGCAGCCAATGACAGCTGTGAGCTCACCCCGGAATGTTCATCTTTATCACAAGAGGAGCTACAAGTATTGCAGTTAGAGCAGGGAG AGAGCAGCCAGAATGGCACAGTGTTAATGGGAGGAAGTCCTTATCCAGCTTTGGAGGAAATGAAGTCAGCACTTGAG ggagaggaagaaaagttaCCTGATGACAATCTCTATTTTGGAACTGTCAGTGATGATTCTGATATTGTTACACTTGAGCCACCTAAGTTAGAAGAAACTGGGAATCAAGAAGAAGCAATAATTGTTAAAGAAGCACAGAGTCCAGAAGACTTTAACATGGGCTCTTCCTCTAGCAGCCAGTATACGTTTTGTCAGCCAGAAACTG AAAGGTGGTGGGAGAAGCTGTGGAAGATTCCTGAATGCATAAGGGGATGGGATGATCAGCTGAAACACCATGTTCCTAGCCAACTCGCTTTCCAAG tattttcatcTCAGCCTAGCGATGACGAATCAAGTAGTGATGAAACCAGTCATCAGCCCAGTCCGGCCTTTAGACGACGCCGTGCTAGGAAGAAGACTGTTTCTAGTTCAGAATCTGAAGAAAGGTTACTTGCTGAACAAGAAACTGAACCTTCTAAGGAGCCGTGTAAACGTCAGTTCAATAGTGGTCTCAATAAATGTGTTATACTTGCTTTGGTGATTGCAATCAGCATGGGATTTGGACATTTCTACG GTAAACATGGAGGTAACAAAGGAGAAG gcacAATTCAGATTCAGAAGCGTCAGCAGTTagtcagaaagatacatgaaGATGAATTGAATGATATGAAGGATTATCTTTCCCAGTGTCAACAGGAACAAGGGTCATTTATAGATTATAAG tCATTGAAGGAAAACCTTGCAAGGTGTTGGACCCATACTGAAGCAGAGAAAATGTCCTttgaaactcagaaaaagaaCCTTGATACAGAAAATCAGTATCTAAGACTATctctggagaaggaagaaaaagcctTATATTCATTACAGGAAGAGTTAAGGAAACTAAGAGAACAGATTAGGATATTGGAAGATAAAGGGACAAGTGCTGAATTAATTACAGAAAATCAGAAACTTAAGCAGCAtttggaagaagaaaagctgaaaacacAAAGCTTCCTTAATCAAAAGGAGACTCTGTTGGCAGAAGCAAAGATGCTAAGGAGGGAACTGGAAAGAGAACAACTAATAACCATGGCTTTAAGGGTGGAACTCCAGCAGCTAAGCTCTAGTCAGTCATATAGCAACCCAGACTCTCCCAGTGTAGTgactgaaaaaaaggaaataaaagtgttACGGGAAAGACTTACTGAGCTGGAGCGCAAGCTAAACTTTGAACAGCAGCGTTCTGACTTGTGGGAAAGACTGTATGTTGAAGCAAaagatcaaaatgaaaaacaagaaactgatggaaaaaagaaagggaacagAGGAAACCACAGAGCTAAAAATAAGTCAAAGGAAACATTTTTGGGTTCTGTTAAGGAAACATTTGATGCCATGAAGAATTCTACCAAGGAGTTTGTGAGGcatcataaagaaaaaattaaacaggcTAAAGAAGCtgtaaaagaaaatctgaaaaaattctCAGATTCAGTTAAATCCACTTTCAGGCATTTCAAAGATACCACCAAGAATATCTTTGATGAAAAAGGCAATAAAAGATTTGGTGCTACAAAAGAAGCAGCAGCTAAAAAACCAACAACAGTTTTTAGTGAATATTTATATCCACAGTATAAGGCACATACACAAAACCAGAATAGTAGAGGCCCTACTAcgcaaagagagagaaggaaagaaaagcctcATTTTGAAGaatttggaaaaaatacaaattcacaGAAATGCAGTGCTGAGCATGACTGTGGTGAAAATTATAATTCTTTCAGAAAGGCTTGTTCTGGTGTATTTGAATGTGCTCAACAGGAATCCATTAacctttttaatgttaaaatgttgAATCCTGTAAGGATAGATGAATTTAGACAGTTAATTGAAAGGTATTTattaggaaaactggataggttTCATCATTGGAAAGAACTTGATCACTTCATCAATAAGTTTTTCCTAAATGGTGTCTTTATACATGATCAGAAGCTCTTCACTGACTTTGTTAATGATGTTAAAGATTATCTTAAAGACATGAAGGAATATCAAGTAGATAATGATGGAGTATTTGAGAAGttggatggatatatatatagacactTCTTTGGTCACACCTTTTCCCCTCCATATGGACCCAG TCGACCAGATAAAAAGCAACGTATGGTAAATATTGAAAGCTCCAGGCATCGAAAACAAGAGCAGAAGCACCCTCAGCCACAACCTTATAAAAGGGAAG AGCCTGTTGACTTGTGA
- the CCPG1 gene encoding cell cycle progression protein 1 isoform X4, with protein MSENSSDSDSSCGWTVINHEGSDIEMVNSEHGAANDSCELTPECSSLSQEELQVLQLEQGESSQNGTVLMGGSPYPALEEMKSALEGEEEKLPDDNLYFGTVSDDSDIVTLEPPKLEETGNQEEAIIVKEAQSPEDFNMGSSSSSQYTFCQPETVFSSQPSDDESSSDETSHQPSPAFRRRRARKKTVSSSESEERLLAEQETEPSKEPCKRQFNSGLNKCVILALVIAISMGFGHFYGKHGGNKGEGTIQIQKRQQLVRKIHEDELNDMKDYLSQCQQEQGSFIDYKSLKENLARCWTHTEAEKMSFETQKKNLDTENQYLRLSLEKEEKALYSLQEELRKLREQIRILEDKGTSAELITENQKLKQHLEEEKLKTQSFLNQKETLLAEAKMLRRELEREQLITMALRVELQQLSSSQSYSNPDSPSVVTEKKEIKVLRERLTELERKLNFEQQRSDLWERLYVEAKDQNEKQETDGKKKGNRGNHRAKNKSKETFLGSVKETFDAMKNSTKEFVRHHKEKIKQAKEAVKENLKKFSDSVKSTFRHFKDTTKNIFDEKGNKRFGATKEAAAKKPTTVFSEYLYPQYKAHTQNQNSRGPTTQRERRKEKPHFEEFGKNTNSQKCSAEHDCGENYNSFRKACSGVFECAQQESINLFNVKMLNPVRIDEFRQLIERYLLGKLDRFHHWKELDHFINKFFLNGVFIHDQKLFTDFVNDVKDYLKDMKEYQVDNDGVFEKLDGYIYRHFFGHTFSPPYGPSRPDKKQRMVNIESSRHRKQEQKHPQPQPYKREGKWHKYSRTNGRHMANLEIELGQLPFDPKY; from the exons ATGTCTGAAAATTCCAGTGACAGTGATTCATCTTGTGGTTGGACTGTCATCAATCATGAG GGGTCTGATATAGAGATGGTGAATTCTGAACATGGTGCAGCCAATGACAGCTGTGAGCTCACCCCGGAATGTTCATCTTTATCACAAGAGGAGCTACAAGTATTGCAGTTAGAGCAGGGAG AGAGCAGCCAGAATGGCACAGTGTTAATGGGAGGAAGTCCTTATCCAGCTTTGGAGGAAATGAAGTCAGCACTTGAG ggagaggaagaaaagttaCCTGATGACAATCTCTATTTTGGAACTGTCAGTGATGATTCTGATATTGTTACACTTGAGCCACCTAAGTTAGAAGAAACTGGGAATCAAGAAGAAGCAATAATTGTTAAAGAAGCACAGAGTCCAGAAGACTTTAACATGGGCTCTTCCTCTAGCAGCCAGTATACGTTTTGTCAGCCAGAAACTG tattttcatcTCAGCCTAGCGATGACGAATCAAGTAGTGATGAAACCAGTCATCAGCCCAGTCCGGCCTTTAGACGACGCCGTGCTAGGAAGAAGACTGTTTCTAGTTCAGAATCTGAAGAAAGGTTACTTGCTGAACAAGAAACTGAACCTTCTAAGGAGCCGTGTAAACGTCAGTTCAATAGTGGTCTCAATAAATGTGTTATACTTGCTTTGGTGATTGCAATCAGCATGGGATTTGGACATTTCTACG GTAAACATGGAGGTAACAAAGGAGAAG gcacAATTCAGATTCAGAAGCGTCAGCAGTTagtcagaaagatacatgaaGATGAATTGAATGATATGAAGGATTATCTTTCCCAGTGTCAACAGGAACAAGGGTCATTTATAGATTATAAG tCATTGAAGGAAAACCTTGCAAGGTGTTGGACCCATACTGAAGCAGAGAAAATGTCCTttgaaactcagaaaaagaaCCTTGATACAGAAAATCAGTATCTAAGACTATctctggagaaggaagaaaaagcctTATATTCATTACAGGAAGAGTTAAGGAAACTAAGAGAACAGATTAGGATATTGGAAGATAAAGGGACAAGTGCTGAATTAATTACAGAAAATCAGAAACTTAAGCAGCAtttggaagaagaaaagctgaaaacacAAAGCTTCCTTAATCAAAAGGAGACTCTGTTGGCAGAAGCAAAGATGCTAAGGAGGGAACTGGAAAGAGAACAACTAATAACCATGGCTTTAAGGGTGGAACTCCAGCAGCTAAGCTCTAGTCAGTCATATAGCAACCCAGACTCTCCCAGTGTAGTgactgaaaaaaaggaaataaaagtgttACGGGAAAGACTTACTGAGCTGGAGCGCAAGCTAAACTTTGAACAGCAGCGTTCTGACTTGTGGGAAAGACTGTATGTTGAAGCAAaagatcaaaatgaaaaacaagaaactgatggaaaaaagaaagggaacagAGGAAACCACAGAGCTAAAAATAAGTCAAAGGAAACATTTTTGGGTTCTGTTAAGGAAACATTTGATGCCATGAAGAATTCTACCAAGGAGTTTGTGAGGcatcataaagaaaaaattaaacaggcTAAAGAAGCtgtaaaagaaaatctgaaaaaattctCAGATTCAGTTAAATCCACTTTCAGGCATTTCAAAGATACCACCAAGAATATCTTTGATGAAAAAGGCAATAAAAGATTTGGTGCTACAAAAGAAGCAGCAGCTAAAAAACCAACAACAGTTTTTAGTGAATATTTATATCCACAGTATAAGGCACATACACAAAACCAGAATAGTAGAGGCCCTACTAcgcaaagagagagaaggaaagaaaagcctcATTTTGAAGaatttggaaaaaatacaaattcacaGAAATGCAGTGCTGAGCATGACTGTGGTGAAAATTATAATTCTTTCAGAAAGGCTTGTTCTGGTGTATTTGAATGTGCTCAACAGGAATCCATTAacctttttaatgttaaaatgttgAATCCTGTAAGGATAGATGAATTTAGACAGTTAATTGAAAGGTATTTattaggaaaactggataggttTCATCATTGGAAAGAACTTGATCACTTCATCAATAAGTTTTTCCTAAATGGTGTCTTTATACATGATCAGAAGCTCTTCACTGACTTTGTTAATGATGTTAAAGATTATCTTAAAGACATGAAGGAATATCAAGTAGATAATGATGGAGTATTTGAGAAGttggatggatatatatatagacactTCTTTGGTCACACCTTTTCCCCTCCATATGGACCCAG TCGACCAGATAAAAAGCAACGTATGGTAAATATTGAAAGCTCCAGGCATCGAAAACAAGAGCAGAAGCACCCTCAGCCACAACCTTATAAAAGGGAAGGTAAATGGCATAAATACAGTCGCACTAATGGAAGACACATGGCAAACCTTGAAATAGAATTGGGGCAATTACCTTTTGATCCTAAATATTGA